In one Mobula hypostoma chromosome 17, sMobHyp1.1, whole genome shotgun sequence genomic region, the following are encoded:
- the LOC134357962 gene encoding nucleotide-binding oligomerization domain-containing protein 1-like, translated as MEQTAALSQCASSYLVLVTSHRVELVSGIKNTDCILDNLLRSGYFTCEDTEFIQQSVTRHEKVRKILDIIMSKGEECAQYFVFILHSAKEIYSDVQPWLKEVHCSPPAHLLREPVLITDSVSQYIEKLRGALQQDTRFISSYTQKEDILFDDIYTETLTELISSVNETIGIISHLEDLFGDTGIINEDAETVFVTGDAGVGKTILLQRLQNLWSKSELCADVKFFFKFRCRLFNSFKEEDKICLRDLLFKYNCYPDKDDDEIFNYIQQHPATVLFTLDGFDEINVDGDLNDIPDVSSPFEPTHPVALLLNLLRGKLLKGSKKLLTARTGTNLPLRMVRRRVTLKGFSKEHLLGYLKKFFKNKTDQTLVLTQLEANPHLCSLCSVPLFCWIIFKCYEHFQSTNSSQPLSQTITLTDIYLVMVEVFLNHNSQNNLHRSKDRSPLNVFRKRKEALMRIGKLALKGIEKSDFELSQEKIEIAKICEEDLQLGFIKAVGQYNGCGNQSTYEYIHLTIQSFFAAFSLILDDDISPQELLASFNYSNASASSISTINKLFLVLLNPKKHSSKEVLKPLSESLQFTLLFLCGLLSNNNINLMQSLASPVAVKKKQALLTSYLFSSMKKHLRSLPQPDFTNGCRVHLLPHFIWLIRHIFEMQNEAASKMAAKYISADYIKLTYCNVSSVDCRALAFTLRHIQKPLALDMDNNNINDYGVEQLACCFSQLTVLRLSVNQITDHGVHILVEELKKYQQIRVLGLYKNYISDVGARDVADLIEVCPSLIYLKMGKNMITHKGGTYLAKAIQKSRTIEDVGFWGNQLGDKGAEAFAEALTNHHSLKHLSLAANGISKGSQHLAKALCNNNTLKIFWLTQNELDDEAAESFGEMLRVNVSLEKLWLNENKITSKGAAHLLQSLRGNTTIDEICLKDNQILPDDVQHLTEEKRIVI; from the exons GTGCGTAAAATACTGGACATCATAATGTCTAAAGGAGAAGAATGCGCACAGTACTTTgtatttattctgcattctgccaaAGAAATTTACTCAGATGTTCAGCCTTGGTTGAAAGAAGTTCATTGCAGCCCACCAGCTCATTTACTGAGAGAGCCGGTGCTTATTACAGATTCAG TCTCTCAGTATATTGAGAAGCTTCGAGGTGCATTGCAACAAGATACCAGGTTCATTTCATCTTATACCCAAAAGGAGGATATTCTGTTTGATGACATTTACACTGAGACTCTTACGGAGCTCATCAGTTCAGTCAATGAAACCATAGGAATCATTTCGCACCTGGAGGATTTGTTCGGTGACACTGGAATCATTAACGAAGATGCAGAAACTGTGTTTGTAACAGGCGATGCTGGAGTCGGAAAGACCATACTCCTCCAGCGACTTCAGAACTTGTGGTCAAAGAGTGAGCTCTGTGCTGACGTTAAGTTCTTCTTCAAGTTTAGATGCAGACTGTTCAACAGCTTTAAGGAGGAAGACAAGATCTGTCTGCGAGATCTTCTGTTCAAGTACAATTGTTACCCTGATAAGGATGACGATGAGATATTCAATTACATCCAACAACATCCAGCCACTGTTCTCTTCACACTGGATGGATTCGATGAAATTAATGTAGATGGCGACCTTAATGATATCCCTGATGTCTCGTCACCCTTTGAGCCCACACACCCAGTAGCCCTGTTGTTGAACCTTCTCCGAGGAAAGTTATTAAAAGGTTCCAAAAAATTGTTGACAGCGAGGACAGGCACAAACCTACCTCTGAGGATGGTAAGGAGGAGAGTGACCCTGAAGGGTTTTTCCAAGGAACATCTGCTGGGTTATTTGAAGAAGTTTTTCAAAAACAAGACTGATCAGACTTTGGTTCTAACCCAGCTGGAGGCAAACCCTCACCTGTGCAGTCTGTGTTCAGTGCCATTGTTTTGTTGGATTATATTTAAATGCTATGAACACTTTCAGAGCACAAATAGTTCCCAGCCATTGTCACAGACAATTACACTAACTGATATCTACTTGGTTATGGTTGAGGTTTTCCTTAACCATAATTCCCAGAACAATCTACACAGAAGCAAAGACAGAAGCCCACTAAATGTGTTCAGAAAGAGAAAAGAAGCTCTAATGCGGATTGGTAAATTAGCTTTAAAGGGAATTGAGAAAAGTGATTTTGAGCTCAGCCAGGAGAAAATTGAGATAGCAAAAATTTGTGAAGAAGATTTACAGTTGGGTTTCATCAAAGCTGTAGGTCAATATAATGGATGTGGGAACCAATCAACATATGAATATATTCACTTAACCATCCAGTCATTTTTTGCtgcattttcattgattctagatGATGATATCAGTCCACAGGAGCTTCTAGCATCATTTAATTACAGTAATGCATCAGCATCCTCCATCAGCACAATTAATAAACTGTTTTTGGTTCTTCTGAACCCAAAGAAGCATTCCTCCAAAGAGGTTCTCAAGCCACTCAGTGAATCCCTGCAGTTTACATTGCTGTTCCTTTGTGGCTTGTTGTCTAACAACAATATTAATCTGATGCAGAGCCTTGCATCTCCTGTTGCTGTTAAGAAGAAGCAGGCACTACTAACATCTTACCTGTTCAGCAGTATGAAAAAACATTTGCGAAGTCTTCCTCAGCCAGACTTCACGAACGGCTGCAGAGTGCACCTACTGCCGCACTTCATATGGTTGATACGACACATATTCGAAATGCAGAATGAGGCAGCATCCAAAATGGCAGCCAAATACATCAGTGCTGACTATATCAAGCTGACTTATTGCAATGTTTCTTCTGTGGACTGCAGAGCGCTTGCATTCACCCTGAGGCACATCCAGAAACCCCTGGCACTGGATATGGACAACAACAACATCAACGATTATGGGGTGGAGCAGCTCGCCTGCTGCTTCAGTCAGCTCACAGTTCTCAG GTTAAGTGTGAATCAAATCACAGATCATGGCGTACACATCTTGGTGGAAGAACTCAAAAAGTATCAGCAGATCAGAGTACTTGG ACTTTACAAAAATTACATAAGTGATGTTGGTGCAAGGGATGTTGCAGATCTGATTGAAGTGTGTCCCAGTCTTATTTACTTGAA AATGGGAAAAAATATGATTACACATAAAGGAGGAACTTACCTGGCTAAAGCAATTCAAAAAAGCAGAACTATAGAAGATGTGGG GTTCTGGGGAAATCAGTTaggagacaaaggagctgaagcCTTTGCAGAAGCATTAACAAATCATCACAGTTTGAAACATCTAAG CCTTGCAGCAAACGGGATCTCGAAGGGCAGCCAACACTTGGCCAAGGCACTCTGCAACAACAACACATTAAAGATATTCTG GTTGACACAAAATGAATTGgatgatgaagcagctgaaagcTTTGGTGAAATGCTGAGAGTGAATGTCTCTTTGGAAAAGTTATG GTTGAATGAAAATAAGATAACATCCAAAGGGGCTGCACATCTCCTCCAGTCACTCAGAGGAAATACAACAATAGATGAGATTTG TCTAAAGGATAATCAAATTCTGCCAGATGATGTCCAGCACCTTACGGAAGAAAAACGCATTGTCATCTAA